CGGTAAGACTCACTGCAGTAGCATCACTATAGAGCAGTCGCCATCGAGAGAGTAGCAGTAGGGGCAGACGGAACAGATGATAGTAGGTATAACTGAGATTTGCCAAGAGAGTAGATAAGCCTCTGACGATCAGTTCTAGCAGACGGATATCCAGGCGATCGGCCAAACGCTCACCTAACTTAGAGATTGACCAATATAGAGTATAGGGAAGTTGCAGGAAACAGACACAAGCTGAAAGCAAGAGAAAATCCCAGTTGAGAATATGAGCCAGTTGGGTTGCGTAAAAGATAGCGAGTTCATCATCTTCCAGGCGATCGAGCATTCCCTGAGAAATAACAATATGACCGGTAGGGCGCAAGTGACCGATCGGGTATTGGATATAAGTGAAAATTAGGGGTAACGAGGTAGGTAAAATACCCAGTGTAGGTTGGGGAAGTTTCCGTTGACGACAACAGCGTTGAATTACGGTTGCTGATTCTGGCCGGATGGTTTTGAGATGCTCCAGGTTTAGGGGTTCTAATTCATACCTTTTTTTGAGCAAGAGAGAGAGCAAAGCTGGAGAAGCGATAAAAATTAATAATGAGAAGATGAATAGGAATAACGTGGGGTCTCGATAGAGAATTTGCCAAGGGTTGAGAAAGGGCAGTTTCAAGAGCAGGTACTGGACAAGGGCAATGCTGATCTCAATGACAGTCACCATCCAGCCAAAAAAGGCGATCCCCGTTATTCCTTGCAAACCCCATAACCAACGGATATCCGATCCCAGTTTCGAGGTTTTCGGGAGCGTACCCCATCGTTTAGCACGTCCAGCATTTTTCCAGGTTCTCACTTCTGGGGTAGCACAAGGAGAGGACAGACGGTTGTTTGGTTCTTTCACTTCCGTTTTGGGAGCCTGAGGAGCAGAAATGGGTAAAGCATCTGTGGGATCATCGGGAGACATGGTCTTGGATGGCTCCAGATTGGGGAACTGGCGCTTGAGTTTAGGTAAGGTTTTTTTCGCCCAGTTTTGGAACGGTGCATCGGGGCTGTAGATGAGCAACTGGCATAAATTAAGTGCTTGTTGCCCTTGACCCACTTTACGATAAGCAATAACTAATCCCTGTTGAGCGCGTCTTTTGCGAATGCCCTCTGATTCATTGGTATAAACGCCGTTTAAGTGGGCGATCGCGCGATCGTACTCTTGACGCTTGAGTGCTGCTAACCCCGCCGTTAAGGACGGGCGCTTTGGGGGTGGTGATGACATATAGCAGATAATAGTAGGCCATTGAGAGTGATAGCAGCAAGAATATCTACCCCTATTTCTTGTCTTCACTGTCGAAGGGTAGGCATAGGGTACGGTTATCCTTAACTCAATCTATGCTAATCTAATGCCCGTTTGGGTATCGGGAAGAGCTTAGAGGCGATCGCTAAAATAACGGGTTCTTACAGAAGAGCCGGTGTATCAGTTTCTCAATTCCACTCCTCAAGAGGGGTGATAGATTTTCATCATCGCCTGAGTGCCCAATTCTCCCCCATTATCTAGCTTCTCAACACTCTTAAAATGCTGATTGGCTAACTCAGTACCTGGGAAATCTTCGGCTTCAATCATTTCTAAAACCAAGCGCAAATCTTTTAAGATATGCTTAATGGCGAAGCCAGGAGCAAAATCAGACTGATTAATTTTAGGGCCGAGATTGGAGAGGGCCCAAGAGCCAGCCGCGCCACCCCTACAAACTTCAACGATTAAATTAGGATCGATCTTCTGTGTTTGGGCCAGTTTTATGGCTTCGCATAAGCCGATTAAATTAGCCGAACAGAGGACTTGATTACATAGTTTAACCGCTTGGCCACTGCCGACTGGGCCACAGAGGTGGATCGATTTTCCCATCACTTCAAAGAAGGGTAAGCCATCTTGAAAATCCGCTTCACTGCCTCCGACCATAATCGTTAATGTGCCGTTTTGGGCCCCAACATCTCCCCCAGAGACGGGAGCATCTAAAAATCGGAGTGATTTAGTGGACAAGGTTTGGGCGATCGCCTGAGCTGCATTCGGTCCAATGGTACTCATATCCACCACCAGAGTCCCCGGTCTTGCCCATTCTGCCACACTGCCCGGGCCACATAGGACTTCCTCCACATCGGGAACATCACCCACACAAGAGAAAATCACATCTGCTGTGGCTACAGCTTCTTGAATCGAGGAAACGATCTCTACACCTGCCTCTAGAGCCGCCCTTACCCCTGGGCGATCGGGGGTACGATTCCATCCTTTAATAGGATATCCGGCACGAGCCAGGTTAGCGCTCATGGGGCCACCCATAACTCCAAGTCCTAAAAAAGCGAGTTGTTGATTCATGGTTGTTGTCATGTGGAACTACGAAATAGGCAATAGGCAATAGGTAATAGGCAATAGGGAGCAGGGAGTAGGGAGCAGGGAATAATTCTAGTCTCCGCGTCCCCGTTTTCTCCCATTGCCCTATTGCCCCATTCCCCCATTCTCCGGGCGATTTTCCCATAAAGACCGAGGTTTTGGAGATGAAGATTGGGTGAGTCTAGCTTGTTGTAAGGCTAAAGAGGCTGCTTTTTTCACATCAGCCACAGCATCATTTAAGCCCCGTTGTAAATAAGGTAAAACTTGATCGGATCTTATGCTTCCCAGGGCAGTCATGGCAGCTTCACGCACAAGGGGACTCGCATCTTGACTCAGTTGCCCAAGAGCAGAAATGATCCGTTCGGTTTCTGAGCGCAAAGGACAAGAGGCAGCGAGTTGTCCGAGCGCTAAAGCGATTTGCTGGCGAACTTCCGGGTTCTGATGGCGTGTGTAGCCCAGTAATTGGGGTAATGCGGACAGTTGGGGCCAAGTTCCTAGCGATCGCAGAATCTGACTTGGATCGAGAGGGGCTGAAACTGTCCCAGATTCAGAGGGGGTAACCGTTTCTTGGGGTTCCGAGTTGGCGTTTAGTTCAACTCCGGAGATGGGGGGGGGGAGGGGTTAGTTGCTGAAAGAGCCGGTGCAGAGTCTGTATACGGGATCGGGGGATCTTCAGGGGGTTCGGGTTGTTCTTCTAAGGATTGAACCGCTTGTTGAGCCTGGCTTTGATAGCGTTCTCGCTGGGCAAGGGTGACCTGGCGAATCCGCGATTCTTGAGCCACGAGGGTTTTCATTTCCTTCAGGCTCTGTTGAGCTTCTTGGGTCGCTTGAGAGGGTTCTGAGGTGTCTGGACGAGCAGCTTGGGCTGGCATCTCTGTGGGATGGGTTTGAGCTGATTGTTGGGCATCAGCGATCGCCTGTTCCCTAATATCTTCAACGGTCTTGTCTAACCGGAATTGATGAGAGCGCTCTAGGTCTTCAATGACCTTCTGATGCTTCTGTTCTAAGGCTTGTTTTTGTTCGTCGAGTCTTTTTTCCATTAGCCAGTAGGAGATCGCAATCCCTGCGGCTATACCAACAATCAAGGCAATAATGGCAAACATAATCTGATTTTCCTCCAAACTGATGTCGATCGTACACCCAATGGGTTCGGCTTGTGTATTTGCCTAACCCTTCAGTAGATGACTGAGGGGCGATCTCTTATGACTTACCTGTGAACTTTAGTCGATGTCAGCCGATCCCCAACTTTTTCCTAGGGATGACTTAACAAAAATTTACAATAATCGGTCAAATCTGGCTCTAACTCTGCCTCAATTCTGATTTTGATCGGCAAAACATAAACTTTTCTAAACGACAGAGGTGACTTTGTAACAATATCTCCCCTTTTTGCTTAAGATATGACGTTAAGCCTTCAAGCCTAATTTCGATCATACATATATAGAGGAGAAGAACACATGGCTGATTCCAGAGATATTGAGATGATCGCAGCCTATGGGGGTAATCCAGAGGTCGGTCACCTCTCCACCCCAGTTAGCGATTCTGCATTCACTCGCGCCTTTATTGGCAACCTTCCCGCCTATCGTAAGGGTCTTTCTGCCAGTCGCAGAGGCCTTGAAGTTGGCATGGCTCACGGTTACTTCCTGTATGGCCCCTTTGTAGTACTTGGCCCCTTACGCGAAACGGAATTAGCTAACCTGGCAGGTTTATTAGCCACCATTGGTCTGATTTCGATTTTAACCATCGCTCTGTCTCTCCATGGTGCGGCTGATGTTAAATATCCCCCTGTAGAATCAGCAACTCCATCTGCTCCCTCTAATCTGTGGGATAAAGATGGTTGGGGTGACTTTGCAAGCAGCTTCTTTCTGGGCGCTTGTGGTGGTGCATTCTTTGCCTATTTCCTCTGTCTCACCCCTCACCTAGCTCCTCTACAAGAGGTTGTTAATAAGATCTGGTCTGTGGGATAGAATCTTTCTTAAACGAACCTTGAATGTGTTCAGTCCAAAGTTTCCTTTCAGGAAAACACTATAAAGTTTTAACCGCCAATTAGTCATAAGGAGTTTTTGACATGACAGGTGCTTACGCTGCTTCTTTCTTACCGTTTATCTTGGTTCCCTTAGTCGGTTTAGTTACTCCGGCTGTAGTTATGGGTTTGTTATTCATTCACATTGAAACTGAGGCTTAAATCCTATTAGGTTTATTTGAGCATACCGTTCATAAGAAACCTCGCTAGTTTAGCGGGGTTTTTTGTGGTGTAGGGGTGAAAAATTTTTGCCCTTAATCGCCAATATTAGAGTCATTAATTCCTTCTGAACCCATCTCGACTAACAGTTAATGTTGGTAGTAGTATAGCTTGATCCGTTCGGCGCAATCGCGATCGCGCCAGACTTGATAGTTTTCCCAACTAGAGGGTTGCCACACTGCCAAAAAATGTTGATTTTGGCGAGGATTGGAGATGAGCGAAGTCATAGGATTGCAAGGCATAATTTGACTATAGCGTTTCTCTCTTCTATGAGGTACAGCTTGAAGCCTTAGAACCTAAGCTATACAAGCTATTGCAAAGCAAGCCTATTGTATAGCGCTTCGCGCTATACATCACCATTCTACCCATTACCCATAATTTTCAATTCCAAATTTTTTCTTTGAGGCGATTTGAGGGTATGGATTTCTAAAGCATGATGAAACTGTATACGTTGCCAATAGGACACATCTTTCAAGTATTTTCCTTGATTCAAATGACTGCTATTACGCACTTGAGTGACCGTTTGGGGTAAGACTCCAATCAGTTGGGCCAAGACTTGACTGTTGAGTTCTTGAACCGTTTCTAGTCCAAAGAACGCTTCTAGGCTCGATAGCAGCTTTTCAGTACGGCAGAAAGGGTCAGGAGAACATTCGGTAAGTTTGTGCAACCAGCGTATCCATTGAATACGCATACTATAAGCGTGGTGATACTCTTGACGGTTGGTGATCGGCACTAATTGAGGCAAACCAATAAACACTAGTTCTCTACCTTGTTCTTGAGAGGTAATGGCTGCACCAGGGCCAAGAAACTCGGCATGATAATCGGTACAAAGAATCAAGGCACTTTTTTTCTGGCCAGAAACGGCGAACACGCCCTTAATATCCCACTTTTCAATCAACTCGTGCCTAAGTTGCCTCTCTCCTTCATGCCCCACCATGACCGTTTCTCTCCATACCCAAATGATCTGTAAGCAATTTGTAGAGACTGGAGTGAACTGTTTTCGGGGTTTTCTCCTTCCCTACGCCTACTTGACATCCTAATTGTCCTCCTCGTCATTTGTCTTCAGATATTCTTGGATCTTTACACAATCTATATATTTCCTCCTAGGTTTACTGAGTTTTTATCAAGTTTCCGTAGAAAAATCCTTGTTTTTTTAGTATCAAAACATACTTTTGCGCTTTTCCACGGACTTGAGTCGAGAGATTCCCCTCAATGTCCCTTTTTAAGCAGGGGTACTTTCTTCGTTTCGATGGACCAACAAAAGGATAAACTAATGGGCGGGCTTCTGTTCATGCCCCGATCGCTTACTGGTTGAATCTTATGGTGACTTCTCCTTCTGCTCCTACCGACATCGAAAATCGTAAAGCCGATCATCTACGGATCTGTTTAGAAGAGGATGTGCAGTTCCGACGCACGACTTCTGGATTAGAGCAGTATCGCTTTATCCATGATTGTCTGCCAGATTTAGATTATGAGGATCTCCAGGTAAAGACCTCGTTCCTGGGTAAAGAGTTAGGGTCTCCGTTTTTAATTTCTTCAATGACGGGGGGAACAGAGCAAGCGCAACAGGTTAATTTTCGTCTGGCAGCTCTTGCACAAGAGTATGGTTTGGCGATGGGAGTGGGTTCGCAACGGGTGGCAGTGGAACAACCGGAAGTAGCCGATACGTTTAATGTACGGAAAATCGCCCCCAATATTGTGTTATTGGCGAATTTGGGTGCGGTGCAATTTAACTATGGCTATGGGGTGGAGCAGTGCCAACGGGTAGTCGATTTATTGGAAGCAGATGCCTTGATTTTGCACCTGAATCCCTTGCAAGAATGTATCCAAACCCGTGGTGATAAGAATTTTAAGGGATTACTGCCCAAAATTGCCCAGATTTGCGAGCGATTGTCTGTACCGGTGATTGCCAAAGAGGTGGGGAATGGAATTTCTGCTCGTTGCGCTCAACGGTTATTGGACGTAGGGATACAGGCGATTGATGTGGCGGGTGCAGGGGGAACGTCTTGGGCTAAAGTAGAGAGCGAGCGCGCAGAAAGTCAGCTCCAGCGCCGTTTGGGTCAAACATTTGGAGATTGGGGGATTCCGATGGCTGAGTGTTTGACCCAGATTCGGCAGATGAATCGCTCGATGCCGTTGATTGCGTCGGGAGGTCTAAGAACGGGATTAGATGGGGCAAAGGCGATCGCTTTGGGCGCAGATCTGGTAGGCTTGGCTTGGCCCTTTCTACAAGCTGCCCAGCAAGGGGAACAGGCGCTCATTGAATTGGCTGATGTGTTGATTGCAGAACTGAAAACGGTGCTATTCTGTACCGGCCATCCGGATCTCAGTACCCTAAAATACACCCAGAGTTTACAAAAAATGTCATGATTGATCCGATCAACTTCTACTGTTCTCGCTCTTAATTGAGTCTCGAATTATGCGTCAATTCCTGAAATATACGTTTGCCAGTATCCTGGGAACTTTGGTGAGTGTAGTCTTGTTAGGGGTTCTGGGGATGGGTGGATTCATTATCTTGCTCGCCAGTCTAGCAACAAAAGAGACGACTCCCCTAGTTAAAGATCAGTCTGTTTTGGTGTTGGATTTAGGGTTACGAATTAATGACACGGAACCGAGTTCAACAACGACTACAGCGATTAATGAGGCGCTTTCGGGAACGACGAAACGAACGATTACCCTGCGGCAATTTCTGGATGCGGTGGAGGGGGCGATCGCTGATGAGCGCATTGTGGGCTTATATTTGCAAGGAACAGATGCCGATATGGCAGTCGGTTGGGCCAATTTACGGGAAATTCGAGCAGCGCTGAAACAGTTTCGGGAAGCAGGAAAACCGATTATTGCTTACGATTTGAGTTGGAGTAAAAAGGAATATTATTTGGCTTCAGTGGCTAATCGTGTAATTATGCATCCGATGGGAAATCTGGAGTTAAATGGCTTGAGTTCAGAGGTGATGTTTTTAGGGGGAGCACTACAAAAGTATGGTGTGGGGATTCAGGTTGTCCGTGCTGGCAAGTATAAATCGGCAGTAGAACCGTTTACGTCTACGAAGTTATCGACGGAAAATCGGCAACAAATTCAGGCATTGCTTGATAGTCTTTGGGGTGATTTTCGAGAACAGGTGAGTGGAGATCGCCCGATAAATGCGGCACAAATTCAAGTTCTTGCGAATAATAATGGTATCTTATTCGCTAATGATGCCCAAGAGAGGGGCTTTGTGGATGAGATTTGGTTTGACGATCAGGTAATTGAGGATCTTAAGGCATTAACCGAGAGTAAGGAAGATGCGGAAAGTTTTCGGAAAATTAGTTTTCCTATCTATGCAAGTGTTCCCAAGCAGATTGATTTGGCAGTGGATCGCACTTCGGAGCAAAAAGTGGCTTTGGTGTATGCCGAAGGAGCTATTGTAGATGGTCAAGGACGAGTAGGAGAAAATGAAATTGGCGGCGATCGCTATGCATCCATTTTACGGGATTTGCGCTTAGACGATCGGGTGAAGGCAGTGGTTTTACGGATTAATAGTCCGGGGGGAAGTGCGACTGCTTCGGAGAGGATTCGACGGGAGTTAGAGTTAATTCAAGCCGCGAACAAACCAGTGATTGTATCGATGGGGAATTATGCTGCTTCTGGGGGCTATTGGATTGCTACAGCCAGCGATCGCATTTTAGCAGAACCGAATACGATTACCGGTTCCATCGGTGTGTTTGGAATTTTACCAAACTTGCAACAAATCGCCAATGAGAATGGAATTACTTGGGATGTAGTCAAAACAGGATTGTATGCTGATTTAGGCAGTAGCGCTCGCCCCCGATCTCCTGGCGAACTTAGTATATATCAGCAAAATGTCAATCGAATTTATCAACAATTTCTGCAAACCGTGGCAGCATCCCGTAATTTAACGGTGGCACAAGTCAATCAAATTGCCCAAGGTCGGGTATGGTCAGGAAAAGAAGCCCAGGGAATCGACTTAGTAGATGAGTTGGGAGGGTTGCAAGAGGCGATCGCCAAAGCCGCAGAAATGGCTGAATTAGGAGAAGATTGGCAACTCGAAGAATATCCCCAAACTCGCAGTTTAGAAGAGCGATTAATTGAGCAATTAATCGGCATTCGTCATACTCCAGAAGCTTCGGATTGGTTGATGGAAGAAGTGGAGAAACTCAAAGCAGAAGTGGATGAGTTAAGAACCCTCAATGACCCCTTGAGTATGTATACTCGAATGCCATTTTATTTGGAGATTGAGTAAGGAAAGGGTGATTTAGGCTAAAATAAGAAAAATTATCATAAATTCTCCGATCTTCGGGGCACTTTTAATGTGATTATTTCCAACAGGATTTAGTTCTATGACTCTTGCTATTCAACGCTTTACCCTAGAAGAATATCTGCACTACGATGATGGTACAGATACGATCTATGAATTAGTGAATGGAGAATTAGTCGCAATGGCACTCGGAACTGGACGGCATGGTGAAATTGCTGATTTTATTAATACTGAGTTTCGTCATGAAATTGCTAGAACTGGACAAGACTGGGTATCAAGAGCAATGATGCTTGCAGTTCAATCTCCCCGTGGCGATCGCTTCGATACTTCCCGTATTCCCGATGTAGTAGTGCTACCGAAAGAACAATGGCGTAATTTGCAGAACCGGGAAGCGATCGTTCTCTTGAATGAACCCTCACCTCTGTTAGTCGTAGAAGTCGCTAGTCCATCGACTCAAACCATTGATTATCGTGCTAAACGGACAGAATACTGTGTGTTAGATATTCCCGAATACTGGATCGTCGATCCCTTGGAGGAAAAAGTTACTATTTTTACGTTGTCTGAAGGCTGGTATGACGAAGCTGTATTTACAGGAGGCGATCGCCTCATTTCACCTACTTTCCCCGAACTCAATTTAACTGCCCATCAAGTCTTGCAAAGTGATTAACCGTTTACAATCAAGATTACCCAATGAATTAAGGAATATAAGTCCCCATCAATTTCCCTTCTGCATCATATAATTCTAACGCAATACCTGCCGTTCGACTAATATTTTCCAGAGCATTTTGAACACTTTGCACATGCTCATCAACCGAAGTAAACGTCGTTAAATCTCCACGACCTCTAGCCTGAATAAGTGTTTGACGAACCCTTTTGACATAATCAGACGTTAGAGTAACTTTCAATAAATTCTGACTGACTGTATATTCACAGATTTTCGGTAGACCTGCACAAGTTTGATTTAAATCATTTCGTGCTTGTTCCAACCGGTTTGCTTGCTGTAGTTTTTGCTCTGCTGACTGTAACGATCCTTGATAAACATTGACCAGGGGAGATGCTTTACTATAATAAAAACTATCGCTTGGAACTTGCTGTAAATAATTCACCGCTTGACTCCAATGACCCACTGCTAGGGCTAATTCATTACTTTGTTCAAATTCCTTCGCTTTATCTGCTAACGTTAGGGCTTGATTATAAGTATCACTAGCAATTTCTTCCTTTAAGAGTCTCTCTCGGCTGGCTTGAAACTGGGTTTCATAGACATCTAAAAGCTGATTAGCCTCGACTTTTGCTTGAGTCCCCTGGGGAATATTTTTCAAGCCATTAATCGCTGTATTCCAACTGCCATAGGCCTGTTGCCAATTTTCTAAGGATTGAGCAATTCCTTGACGAGTTTTAGCCAGATCTGCGGCCTGTTTTGCCCGTTCTAAATTCTGTTGCGCTTGTTGTTCAACTTGGATACGATTTTGAATCGCTTCTAGATTTTGTTCATATTCTTTTAGCTTGGTTTTGACTAAGGGATAAATGGTTTCAGCCGTAGAAACTTGTTGTAAATTTTTTACAGATTCCAGCCAAAGTTGCTCGACTGCTTTCCAAGTTTCCAGAGGATGGGGAGGGTTCAAACTTAGTTGGGCTGCTTCACTGGCTTGGGAAAAGGCGCTAACGATCCGATTGAGATTATCGGTATGCACTGTATTACGTCGCATGAATTCTTGGGCTTGGGCAAAATAAGGAGACCAAAAGGGAATTCGTTCGACTTGAGAAATCGCTTCTTGTAACTGTTGTTGCGCTTGTACCAATCTTTGGGGGTTATCCGTAGTTTCTGAGGTTTGGATCGCAACTTGGCCGAGGCGTTGGGCAGTTTCTAGGGGAATGCAAGTGGCGATCGCACAGGGACGAGTCATCATATACATCACTCCTCCTGCGATCGCCAGTCCCAAAAGCCCTGCAATTCCCCAACCCCAAGTAAATAAGCGAGAGGGCGGTTGAGCTGGGGTAAGGGACTGGGATGGAGTCGCTTCTAGCAGAGATTGATCCTCTAGATTAAAAGACTGGGAAAAGTAGGGGCGTTTTTGTCCTGCTACCCGCACAAAAATTCGTCCTTGGCGACCGATCAACGGTCGATACTTTCCAATATCTTGTTGCAGTTGGGCAAAGATCCGTTGGGTATCCGGTTGAATTTTGGCAGTATGTTGGGCTAACACCATTAAGCTGCCGTTTTGTAGTAAACATTGAACCCGAAAGGCTGGCCCATGGGGAAGTTTACGATTGAGGTTTTTTTGGAGATGCTGGGTGAGAACTTGGAGTGGGCTACACTCCTGCTTAGTCGCCATAGTCAGCAGGAAGGGTTAAAGAAGGAGTGGACAAAACAATGTATGGCTATTGTAACCAAAAGTTATAGCGCAACGTGCTGGTCATGGGTAATGGGATATTTTCCCCATCTCTATACTTAAATTAATCACAACAGACGCGGCGTAATCCTAACCATCCTCCTAAACCGCCGACCAATGCACCAAAAACTAGCAGTAGGAAAAATAGGGTTGTGGTATCAGTATAAAGATCCCAATAGGAATCCTGAAAGTGGGAGAGCAGAGGAATAACGGATAACTCTTGGGTAAATAACTTCAGGGATATCTGCTCAAAGCCTTGAACGATGCTCCAGGCGATCGCCCCCCCAACACCCCCTAAAATTACTCCTTGCATCATAAATGGTAAGCGAATCCACCAGCGAGAGGCTCCCACCAAGTGCATAATCTCAATTTCTCGGCGACGGGAGACCACAATTAACTCAATGGTAGTCGTCATAACGGCGATCGCGCTCACCATTAACACCATCGTCACCCCCAAACTCAACACCCGCAACCCCCGGTTAATCGTCGATAGTATATCTAACGCGGCTTCCCCATAAATCACCTCATTGACTCCTGATAACTGCTCTAACTGCGGAACCAAAGTCCTCAGTGCCTCTGGAGATCGAGCCTTTACCCTCAACTCATCCACCAAAGGATTGGTTGGTAAAATCTCGGTAGCGACCTCTGGAGAATTTAAACCCAACTCTGTCAGCAAACCCATCCAAGCTTCCTCCTTGGCGATCGCTTCCACCTCGACCACTCCCGGCAGATCCTGTACCTTCGCCACCAATGGGTTCGCGCTCCAATCCGCATCTAAATATACCGATACCTCCAACTGGCTCCCAAACTGATTCACCAAACCCTCCAACTGCCAAGCCACCTGCCAACTCAACCCAAACAAAAATAACAATACCGTCACCGTACTAATGGCCGCCCAATTCATCCATCCCCCACGGCGCAGCCCTAACTGCACCTCACTCCACAGATAGCCCAACTGAACCCCCATCAGAAAATCCTCATTTAAATAGCGATCGCTTTGAAAATTAGCATAAACCTGCTATCTTGTGACCCAGAAACATCAACCCTCTATTCTGAACCTAATTGCCTGCATCCCACAACAGCCCAAAAAATCAGCAGTTTTCCGGAAAGCCACGAAAATTTTGTGTTGATGGGGGAGAACCAAGCATACAATTAGGAATCAGGCCACAGCGCTCCCCTGGGTTTTCTGGGAGTTGTCATCTAAAATAAACAAGTCCTAACGGTGAGGTAGTGAACAAATGTCAACAATCTTTGGAACTCCTAGTAACGACGCTTTACGGGGAACAGCCGGTTCCGACAATATCTTTGGCTTACAAGGCAACGATACCCTCGAAGGTTTAGAATCAAACGATTTTTTATCCGGCAACCAACAGAATGATTTCCTCTCTGGTAACACCGGTAATGACAGCCTCAGAGGGGGGATGAATAATGATACCCTATTCGGCGGACAAGGCGATGATACCCTTCTTGGAGACCTAGGGGATGATATTGTTTCTGGAGACCTAGGCAATGATTCCCTATTAGGTAACCAAGGCAATGACCAACTCCTCGGAGGCATGGGGAATGATATCCTCTACGGGGGACAAAACCAAGATACTCTCTATGGAGGGCAAGGCGCAGACTCCCTCTTTGGAGATTTAGGAAACGACACACTATTTGGCGACCTCGGCTCCGATACCCTCACAGGA
This window of the Roseofilum reptotaenium CS-1145 genome carries:
- a CDS encoding M48 family metalloprotease; this encodes MSSPPPKRPSLTAGLAALKRQEYDRAIAHLNGVYTNESEGIRKRRAQQGLVIAYRKVGQGQQALNLCQLLIYSPDAPFQNWAKKTLPKLKRQFPNLEPSKTMSPDDPTDALPISAPQAPKTEVKEPNNRLSSPCATPEVRTWKNAGRAKRWGTLPKTSKLGSDIRWLWGLQGITGIAFFGWMVTVIEISIALVQYLLLKLPFLNPWQILYRDPTLFLFIFSLLIFIASPALLSLLLKKRYELEPLNLEHLKTIRPESATVIQRCCRQRKLPQPTLGILPTSLPLIFTYIQYPIGHLRPTGHIVISQGMLDRLEDDELAIFYATQLAHILNWDFLLLSACVCFLQLPYTLYWSISKLGERLADRLDIRLLELIVRGLSTLLANLSYTYYHLFRLPLLLLSRWRLLYSDATAVSLTGNPNAFTRGLLKLAQSWHRGIIQISSVPEVVERFDLLLPLGVEQAIAIGNLTPNQPFESVLQWDLHNLYRYGVTLLNSHGRLGDRLQRLTDLARFFRLETELDLPFIPPRHFSLSSDFTQWLTTQMNFSLETQLRLPFSSPIRLSLPSTLPEWLKTAINLSVATSIFVNNSLPLFPRALCQAFIVGIGFRLVLMLVGAIAYFFYVGQLVWLSQDQDGDLITACYFISLSLILMLQINRYYPEVRPLQDQRIDHSETFAKLQIDATLTPQKRQIIRLQGKLLGRRGVHNGLGQTLILHTSAGLIRLRHCPRASIFGDWGINPVCPKDLMGQSVKVGGWLRRGADVAIDLAYLEGRSQLQANSYHPLLLSLLAIASGLWGAYLVFQT
- a CDS encoding NAD(P)-dependent oxidoreductase, with product MNQQLAFLGLGVMGGPMSANLARAGYPIKGWNRTPDRPGVRAALEAGVEIVSSIQEAVATADVIFSCVGDVPDVEEVLCGPGSVAEWARPGTLVVDMSTIGPNAAQAIAQTLSTKSLRFLDAPVSGGDVGAQNGTLTIMVGGSEADFQDGLPFFEVMGKSIHLCGPVGSGQAVKLCNQVLCSANLIGLCEAIKLAQTQKIDPNLIVEVCRGGAAGSWALSNLGPKINQSDFAPGFAIKHILKDLRLVLEMIEAEDFPGTELANQHFKSVEKLDNGGELGTQAMMKIYHPS
- a CDS encoding HEAT repeat domain-containing protein, giving the protein MSGVELNANSEPQETVTPSESGTVSAPLDPSQILRSLGTWPQLSALPQLLGYTRHQNPEVRQQIALALGQLAASCPLRSETERIISALGQLSQDASPLVREAAMTALGSIRSDQVLPYLQRGLNDAVADVKKAASLALQQARLTQSSSPKPRSLWENRPENGGMGQ
- a CDS encoding photosystem I reaction center subunit XI; translated protein: MADSRDIEMIAAYGGNPEVGHLSTPVSDSAFTRAFIGNLPAYRKGLSASRRGLEVGMAHGYFLYGPFVVLGPLRETELANLAGLLATIGLISILTIALSLHGAADVKYPPVESATPSAPSNLWDKDGWGDFASSFFLGACGGAFFAYFLCLTPHLAPLQEVVNKIWSVG
- a CDS encoding photosystem I reaction center subunit VIII, with the translated sequence MTGAYAASFLPFILVPLVGLVTPAVVMGLLFIHIETEA
- the fni gene encoding type 2 isopentenyl-diphosphate Delta-isomerase translates to MVTSPSAPTDIENRKADHLRICLEEDVQFRRTTSGLEQYRFIHDCLPDLDYEDLQVKTSFLGKELGSPFLISSMTGGTEQAQQVNFRLAALAQEYGLAMGVGSQRVAVEQPEVADTFNVRKIAPNIVLLANLGAVQFNYGYGVEQCQRVVDLLEADALILHLNPLQECIQTRGDKNFKGLLPKIAQICERLSVPVIAKEVGNGISARCAQRLLDVGIQAIDVAGAGGTSWAKVESERAESQLQRRLGQTFGDWGIPMAECLTQIRQMNRSMPLIASGGLRTGLDGAKAIALGADLVGLAWPFLQAAQQGEQALIELADVLIAELKTVLFCTGHPDLSTLKYTQSLQKMS
- the sppA gene encoding signal peptide peptidase SppA translates to MRQFLKYTFASILGTLVSVVLLGVLGMGGFIILLASLATKETTPLVKDQSVLVLDLGLRINDTEPSSTTTTAINEALSGTTKRTITLRQFLDAVEGAIADERIVGLYLQGTDADMAVGWANLREIRAALKQFREAGKPIIAYDLSWSKKEYYLASVANRVIMHPMGNLELNGLSSEVMFLGGALQKYGVGIQVVRAGKYKSAVEPFTSTKLSTENRQQIQALLDSLWGDFREQVSGDRPINAAQIQVLANNNGILFANDAQERGFVDEIWFDDQVIEDLKALTESKEDAESFRKISFPIYASVPKQIDLAVDRTSEQKVALVYAEGAIVDGQGRVGENEIGGDRYASILRDLRLDDRVKAVVLRINSPGGSATASERIRRELELIQAANKPVIVSMGNYAASGGYWIATASDRILAEPNTITGSIGVFGILPNLQQIANENGITWDVVKTGLYADLGSSARPRSPGELSIYQQNVNRIYQQFLQTVAASRNLTVAQVNQIAQGRVWSGKEAQGIDLVDELGGLQEAIAKAAEMAELGEDWQLEEYPQTRSLEERLIEQLIGIRHTPEASDWLMEEVEKLKAEVDELRTLNDPLSMYTRMPFYLEIE
- a CDS encoding Uma2 family endonuclease; the protein is MTLAIQRFTLEEYLHYDDGTDTIYELVNGELVAMALGTGRHGEIADFINTEFRHEIARTGQDWVSRAMMLAVQSPRGDRFDTSRIPDVVVLPKEQWRNLQNREAIVLLNEPSPLLVVEVASPSTQTIDYRAKRTEYCVLDIPEYWIVDPLEEKVTIFTLSEGWYDEAVFTGGDRLISPTFPELNLTAHQVLQSD